Proteins encoded by one window of Melospiza melodia melodia isolate bMelMel2 chromosome 9, bMelMel2.pri, whole genome shotgun sequence:
- the PGAM1 gene encoding phosphoglycerate mutase 1: MWYVRLRLARGQRMRLPLPTGGARGGAGPSGGVNRARQRREEQRAPVPPPAMAAAYRLVLVRHGESAWNLENRFSGWYDADLSPAGQQEARRGGEALRDAGYEFDICFTSVQKRAIRTLWTVLDAIDQMWLPVIRTWRLNERHYGALTGLNKAETAAKHGEAQVKIWRRSYDIPPPPMQSDHPFYSTIAKDRRYADLTEDQLPTCESLKDTIARALPFWNEEIVPQIKEGKRVLIAAHGNSLRGIVKHLEGMSEEAIMELNLPTGIPIVYELDKNLKPVKPMQFLGDEETVRKAMEAVAAQGKAKK; the protein is encoded by the exons ATGTGGTACGTGCGCCTCCGCCTGGCGCGCGGTCAGCGCATGCGCCTCCCCCTTCCCACGGGcggcgcgcggggcggggcggggccgagcgGGGGCGTTAATCGCGCGCGGCAGCGGCGTGAGGAGCAGCGCGCCCCGGTCCCTCCGCCCGCCATGGCTGCCGCATACCGGCTCGTCCTCGTCCGCCACGGCGAGAGTGCCTGGAACCTTGAGAACCGCTTCAGCGGGTGGTACGACGCCGACCTCAGCCCCGCCGGGCAGCAGGAGGCGCGGCGCGGTGGCGAGGCCCTCCGAG ATGCCGGCTATGAGTTCGACATCTGCTTCACGTCGGTACAAAAACGAGCGATCCGTACTCTCTGGACCGTACTGGATGCCATTGATCAGATGTGGTTGCCCGTTATCCGGACCTGGCGCCTAAATGAGAGGCACTATGGGGCTCTCACGGGTTTGAACAAGGCTGAGACAGCAGCGAAGCACGGTGAGGCTCAGGTCAAGATCTGGAGGCGCTCCTATGATATCCCTCCACCTCCCATGCAGTCTGACCACCCCTTCTACAGCACTATTGCAAAG GATCGCCGCTATGCCGACCTGACAGAGGACCAGCTGCCCACGTGTGAGAGCTTGAAGGACACCATTGCCCGGGCTCTGCCTTTCTGGAATGAGGAGATCGTCCCACAGATCAAAGAGGGCAAACGAGTCCTCATTGCTGCTCATGGCAATAGCTTGCGTGGGATTGTCAAGCACCTGGAAG GCATGTCAGAAGAGGCCATCATGGAGCTGAACCTGCCCACTGGCATCCCCATTGTCTACGAGCTGGACAAGAACCTGAAACCTGTCAAGCCCATGCAGTTCCTGGGGGATGAGGAGACCGTGCGCAAGGCCATGGAGGCCGTTGCTGCTCAGGGCAAGGCCAAGAAGTGA
- the EXOSC1 gene encoding exosome complex component CSL4, whose protein sequence is MAPPARYCVPGERLCSTEEATAGSGTYTRHGFIFSSLAGCLERKNEDNELPVVSVVRDSESQLLPNVGAVVTCKVCSINSRFAKVHILYVGSTPLKSTFRGTIRKEDIRATEKDKVEVYKSFRPSDIVLAKVISLGDAQSNYLLSTAENELGVVVARSEAGVQMVPISWCEMQCPRTHTKEFRKVARVQPQFLQT, encoded by the exons ATGGCGCCTCCCGCACGCTACTGCGTCCCTG GTGAGCGGCTGTGCAGCACGGAGGAGGCCACGGCTGGCAGCGGCACCTACACTCGTCATGGCTTCATCTTCTCCTCGCTGGCGGGCTGTCTGGAGAGAAAGAATGAGGACAACGAG CTGCCCGTGGTGTCGGTGGTGAGAGACAGCGAGTCCCAGCTCCTGCCCAACGTGGGGGCTGTGGTGACATGCAAG GTCTGCAGTATTAACTCTCGCTTTGCCAAGGTCCACATCCTGTATGTTGGCTCCACGCCGCTGAAATCCACCTTCCGAGGCACCATACG GAAAGAAGATATCCGAGCCACAGAGAAGGATAAG GTAGAAGTGTACAAGAGCTTCCGCCCCAGTGACATCGTCCTGGCCAAAGTT ATCTCCCTGGGGGATGCACAGTCCAACtacctgctgagcacagcagagaACGAGCTGGGCGTGGTGGTGGCACGCAGTGAGGCAG GGGTGCAGATGGTGCCCATCAGCTGGTGCGAGATGCAGTGCCCACGGACACACACCAAGGAGTTCCGGAAGGTGGCCCGGGTGCAGCCCCAGTTCCTGCAGACATAA
- the ZDHHC16 gene encoding palmitoyltransferase ZDHHC16 isoform X2 — protein sequence MRSRQRMFAAVMRLLLKCLRLGRRRRFRLLRQLEQLWHYGHLCLRSLLYNSFTNGDVVLDSLFEPVYWLVDHVTRWFGVVFVALVIGLTSSIVAIVYICLLPLILQTYTPAWICWHLAYGHWNLIMIVFHYYMAITTSPGHPPQAKNDLTGVSICRKCIAPKPARTHHCSICNRCVLKMDHHCPWLNNCVGHYNHRYFFSFCLFMTMGCIYCSVSGWDMFRDAYAAIERMKLLEKERLQVAANQTYYQTPPPTFTFRQRAFHKSVVYLWVLCSSVALALGALTLWHAALITRGETSIERHINRKERQRLQKKGKVFRNPYSYGSWDNWKVFLGVDVPRHWLTRVLLPSPHLPHGTGLSWDLPPCVTDQRAPLLAI from the exons ATGAGGAGCCGGCAGCGGATGTTTGCCGCCGTGATGCGCCTGCTGCTCAAGTGCCTGCGgctggggcggcggcggcgcttcAGGCTGCTgcggcagctggagcagctgtggcACTACGGGCACCTCTGCCTCCGCTCCCTGCTCTACAACTCCTTCACCAACGGCGATGTGGTGCTCGACTCTCTCTTCGAGCCGGTCTACTGGCTGGTGGACCATGTCACCCGATGGTTTGGTGTG GTGTTTGTGGCACTGGTGATTGGGCTGACGAGCTCTATTGTGGCCATCGTGTACATCTGCCTGCTGCCCCTCATCCTGCAGACCTACACACCTGCCTGGATATGCTGGCACCTCGCCTATGGACACTGGAACCTCATCATGATTGTCTTCCACTACTACATGGCTATCACCacttcacctgggcacccaccacAG GCCAAGAACGACCTCACTGGTGTGTCCATCTGCAGGAAATGCATTGCCCCTAAGCCAGCTCGCACCCATCACTGCAGCATCTGCAACAG GTGTGTGCTGAAGATGGACCACCACTGCC CCTGGCTAAACAACTGTGTGGGCCACTACAACCACCGCTACTTCTTCTCTTTCTGCCTGTTCATGACCATGGGCTGCATTTACTGCAGTGTCAGCGGCTGGGACATGTTCCGGGATGCCTACGCAGCCATTGAG AGAATGAAACTGCTTGAGAAGGAGAGACTGCAGGTGGCTGCCAACCAG ACATACTACCAGACCCCACCACCCACCTTCACCTTCCGCCAGAGAGCTTTCCACAAGAGCGTGGTCTACCTCTGGGTCCTGTGCAG CTCGGTGGCACTGGCCCTGGGTGCCCTGACGCTGTGGCACGCTGCCCTCATTACTCGCGGGGAAACGAGCATCGAGCGGCACATCAACAGAAaggagaggcagagactgcagaaGAAAGGCAAG GTCTTCAGGAACCCCTACAGTTACGGCAGCTGGGATAACTGGAAGGTGTTCCTCGGTGTGGATGTGCCAAG GCACTGGCTCACCCGTGTCCTGCTGCCCTCTCCTCACCTGCCCCACGGGACAGGCCTGAGCTGGGACCTGCCTCCGTGCGTGACGGACCAACGTGCGCCACTCCTGGCAATCTGA
- the ZDHHC16 gene encoding palmitoyltransferase ZDHHC16 isoform X3 encodes MRSRQRMFAAVMRLLLKCLRLGRRRRFRLLRQLEQLWHYGHLCLRSLLYNSFTNGDVVLDSLFEPVYWLVDHVTRWFGVVFVALVIGLTSSIVAIVYICLLPLILQTYTPAWICWHLAYGHWNLIMIVFHYYMAITTSPGHPPQAKNDLTGVSICRKCIAPKPARTHHCSICNRCVLKMDHHCPWLNNCVGHYNHRYFFSFCLFMTMGCIYCSVSGWDMFRDAYAAIETYYQTPPPTFTFRQRAFHKSVVYLWVLCSSVALALGALTLWHAALITRGETSIERHINRKERQRLQKKGKVFRNPYSYGSWDNWKVFLGVDVPRHWLTRVLLPSPHLPHGTGLSWDLPPCVTDQRAPLLAI; translated from the exons ATGAGGAGCCGGCAGCGGATGTTTGCCGCCGTGATGCGCCTGCTGCTCAAGTGCCTGCGgctggggcggcggcggcgcttcAGGCTGCTgcggcagctggagcagctgtggcACTACGGGCACCTCTGCCTCCGCTCCCTGCTCTACAACTCCTTCACCAACGGCGATGTGGTGCTCGACTCTCTCTTCGAGCCGGTCTACTGGCTGGTGGACCATGTCACCCGATGGTTTGGTGTG GTGTTTGTGGCACTGGTGATTGGGCTGACGAGCTCTATTGTGGCCATCGTGTACATCTGCCTGCTGCCCCTCATCCTGCAGACCTACACACCTGCCTGGATATGCTGGCACCTCGCCTATGGACACTGGAACCTCATCATGATTGTCTTCCACTACTACATGGCTATCACCacttcacctgggcacccaccacAG GCCAAGAACGACCTCACTGGTGTGTCCATCTGCAGGAAATGCATTGCCCCTAAGCCAGCTCGCACCCATCACTGCAGCATCTGCAACAG GTGTGTGCTGAAGATGGACCACCACTGCC CCTGGCTAAACAACTGTGTGGGCCACTACAACCACCGCTACTTCTTCTCTTTCTGCCTGTTCATGACCATGGGCTGCATTTACTGCAGTGTCAGCGGCTGGGACATGTTCCGGGATGCCTACGCAGCCATTGAG ACATACTACCAGACCCCACCACCCACCTTCACCTTCCGCCAGAGAGCTTTCCACAAGAGCGTGGTCTACCTCTGGGTCCTGTGCAG CTCGGTGGCACTGGCCCTGGGTGCCCTGACGCTGTGGCACGCTGCCCTCATTACTCGCGGGGAAACGAGCATCGAGCGGCACATCAACAGAAaggagaggcagagactgcagaaGAAAGGCAAG GTCTTCAGGAACCCCTACAGTTACGGCAGCTGGGATAACTGGAAGGTGTTCCTCGGTGTGGATGTGCCAAG GCACTGGCTCACCCGTGTCCTGCTGCCCTCTCCTCACCTGCCCCACGGGACAGGCCTGAGCTGGGACCTGCCTCCGTGCGTGACGGACCAACGTGCGCCACTCCTGGCAATCTGA
- the ZDHHC16 gene encoding palmitoyltransferase ZDHHC16 isoform X1 has product MRSRQRMFAAVMRLLLKCLRLGRRRRFRLLRQLEQLWHYGHLCLRSLLYNSFTNGDVVLDSLFEPVYWLVDHVTRWFGVVFVALVIGLTSSIVAIVYICLLPLILQTYTPAWICWHLAYGHWNLIMIVFHYYMAITTSPGHPPQAKNDLTGVSICRKCIAPKPARTHHCSICNRCVLKMDHHCPWLNNCVGHYNHRYFFSFCLFMTMGCIYCSVSGWDMFRDAYAAIERMKLLEKERLQVAANQTYYQTPPPTFTFRQRAFHKSVVYLWVLCSSVALALGALTLWHAALITRGETSIERHINRKERQRLQKKGKVSRAHGTGAGWGRARRDVPLPVLQVFRNPYSYGSWDNWKVFLGVDVPRHWLTRVLLPSPHLPHGTGLSWDLPPCVTDQRAPLLAI; this is encoded by the exons ATGAGGAGCCGGCAGCGGATGTTTGCCGCCGTGATGCGCCTGCTGCTCAAGTGCCTGCGgctggggcggcggcggcgcttcAGGCTGCTgcggcagctggagcagctgtggcACTACGGGCACCTCTGCCTCCGCTCCCTGCTCTACAACTCCTTCACCAACGGCGATGTGGTGCTCGACTCTCTCTTCGAGCCGGTCTACTGGCTGGTGGACCATGTCACCCGATGGTTTGGTGTG GTGTTTGTGGCACTGGTGATTGGGCTGACGAGCTCTATTGTGGCCATCGTGTACATCTGCCTGCTGCCCCTCATCCTGCAGACCTACACACCTGCCTGGATATGCTGGCACCTCGCCTATGGACACTGGAACCTCATCATGATTGTCTTCCACTACTACATGGCTATCACCacttcacctgggcacccaccacAG GCCAAGAACGACCTCACTGGTGTGTCCATCTGCAGGAAATGCATTGCCCCTAAGCCAGCTCGCACCCATCACTGCAGCATCTGCAACAG GTGTGTGCTGAAGATGGACCACCACTGCC CCTGGCTAAACAACTGTGTGGGCCACTACAACCACCGCTACTTCTTCTCTTTCTGCCTGTTCATGACCATGGGCTGCATTTACTGCAGTGTCAGCGGCTGGGACATGTTCCGGGATGCCTACGCAGCCATTGAG AGAATGAAACTGCTTGAGAAGGAGAGACTGCAGGTGGCTGCCAACCAG ACATACTACCAGACCCCACCACCCACCTTCACCTTCCGCCAGAGAGCTTTCCACAAGAGCGTGGTCTACCTCTGGGTCCTGTGCAG CTCGGTGGCACTGGCCCTGGGTGCCCTGACGCTGTGGCACGCTGCCCTCATTACTCGCGGGGAAACGAGCATCGAGCGGCACATCAACAGAAaggagaggcagagactgcagaaGAAAGGCAAGGTGAGCAGAGCCCACGGCACGGGGGctggctggggcagagccagacGTGATGTGCCTCTCCCTGTCCTGCAGGTCTTCAGGAACCCCTACAGTTACGGCAGCTGGGATAACTGGAAGGTGTTCCTCGGTGTGGATGTGCCAAG GCACTGGCTCACCCGTGTCCTGCTGCCCTCTCCTCACCTGCCCCACGGGACAGGCCTGAGCTGGGACCTGCCTCCGTGCGTGACGGACCAACGTGCGCCACTCCTGGCAATCTGA